In uncultured Fibrobacter sp., the sequence ATGCAGCAGGCGATAGCTTCTTCAACTTGGCCATCGACGCACATATGGGTTTCAAGGACATACGTCTGTTCACCACACTTTGTAACGACCTGGGGTTTTTCTGGATCAGTTGTTCTGTCGCAGAACTGAAGATCCGGGTCATACGGACTTCCACTACATTTTTCATAAAGGACTCCCTTCTCGCTGCAGAAGTAATCCGAACTGTTATACTGACCTTCATCGTCGATGAGGTCTTCAGACAAGCCTTCGGCAACACTGCTGCAACGACTGTAGATTGAAGCACGGGAGCAGAACTGCGTCGTGTAATCGTATGGTACGGTAACGCACAACGAAACAAGAAGGTCCGACGCATCGCAGAAATACCCCTGCACGTTGTAAGTGCCATCAGGATTGAGATACGGTTCAAGCCCGGCAAGCGTATTATGACAGAGCGGGTAGACCTTCATGTCGTTCGCACAGAACTGGGTCGCCGGATCATAAGAACCGACACCGCACGAAGCCTTGAACAACGTCGCAGATTCTTCACCGCACTTCACGACGACTTGGCCATTTTCAATTTCCGTAAGCGAGCAATCGTCACCATCCTTGCCATTTTCACCGTTCTTGATGGTACCTACGGTCTTGCCGTCGCATACGAGGTCGAAACCGGTCTTGTCCTTGGTCTGCTTGGCGGTGCAGCTCGTACCGTTTTCGCCATCTTCGCCCTTGTCGCCCTGGGCACCCTTTTTACCATCCTCGCCATTTTCACCATTCTTAATGGTGCCCACGGTCTTGTCACCGCAAACGATGTCAAAGCCGGTCTTGTCCTTGGTCTGTTTGGCAGTGCAGCTCGTACCCTTATCACCGGCAGCACCCTTGTCGCCTTTTTCGCCCTTTTCACCAACGGCGCCATCAAAACTTTCCCAGCCATCGCCAGTGCAGACAAACACCTTGGCGGAATCCTTTACGTACATGAGGGAGCCTTCGATATCTTCCTCGCACTTCGGGAGTTCCTTGAATTTCTTGACCTGGTCAAGCGAAGCCTTTTCGGTCACGTTAGTCACTTCGGTGACTTCGTCGCCACAAGCAACCAAAAGGGCCAAGCTAGCGGCAATGCCTGATGCTACAATTACATTCTTTTTCATAGGAATTATTCCTTTTTTCATATTATAAATTTTTGGGTGTACATGCTATTTGTGTTTGATACAAATAACAGATTCAAGATTTACCTTATTATTAGTACCTATATTATTGAACCTACTATCCCTTATGGATACACGCCATGCTTCATCAGTATAAGTCGTATCTCCATCAGCCGTCCATAACAACGAACTTCTCCCGCGACTAGCCCAACCATCTCTTACTCCCTTGTAGCCTGCTTTTTGGTCAAGGAAGCTATAGCTAATCCCATATTTATTAACAGCATCAAACAAAACAGTATATTGCTGCTTTGTAGGCAAGTCCCAACCATCCGGGCAATAGCTTAAAGCAGCATTCCAAGTATAAAGACGGCCATCGGCATCACAGTTAGAAGAAATGCCGCCATAACAATCAGACTCACCTTCTTCCGTATTTGCATAGTTCAAGTTCTCAGCCATCCAGGTTTCGGAGTAAACAACGTTCCCGGAATCATTTTTTGCGATGACATCAACATACTTGTAAGGACGGCCATCGCGCGTGTCGCAGAACTGCTTGCGGATATCGTAGCGTGAACTTGCATGACCGTTACACCAGTTGCTGTTCTGTCCTTCGGGGATGCAGCAGGCGATAGCTTCTTTAATCTGGCCATCGACGCACATATGAGTCTCAAGTTCGTACGATTGACCGGAGCACAATGCAACGACCCTCGGTTTAGTTCCACTCGAATCGCAGTACTGAAGTTCCGTATCGTACGTGTCATCCCCGCAAAGGGCAACGAGCGAGTCATTCGCATCACAGAAATAACTAGTTCTGGTATAGACCCCATCCTCACTAAGTTGACCAAGGCCTTCGGGTTCCTTGTGACAACGTGGTTCGGCCCCAAAGTCGTCACCAGCACAGAACTGAGTCGTGAAGTCATAGGTTTTTGCATTGCACAAAGGCACAAGGAGGTCCGTCACATCGCAGAAATAGGATTCCACGTCATAGGTACCATCGGCATTAAGGCTTTGTTCAAAGCCTTCCAATGCTTTGTGGCAGAGCGGGTAGACATTCATGTCGTTCGCGCAGAACTGGGTCGCCGGATCATAAGAACCGGTACCGCAAGAGGCCTTGAACAGCGTCACGGATTCTTCGCCACACTTCACGACGACTTGGCCATTTTCGTCTTCCGTAAGCGTGCAGGCATCACCATCTTCACCATCTTCACCGTTCTTGATGGTGCCAACGGTTTTGCCACCGCAAAGAATATCGAATCCGGTCTTGTCCTTGTTGGCCTTGGCGGAGCAACTCGTGCCGTTTTCACCATCGGCACCCTTTTCGCCCTTTTCGCCCTCTTTACCATCCTCGCCATTCTTGACAGTACCGACGGTCTTGCCATCGCAAACGATATCAAAGCCGGTCTTGTCCTTGGTCTGTTTGGCAGTGCAGCTTGCGCCATCATCGCCGGCAGCGCCATTGGCGCCCTTGTCGCCCTTGTCGCCCCTTTCACCGTCTTTACCGTTCATACGGGTCCAACCGTCACCGGTACAGACATACACTTTCGCAGAATCCTTCACGTACATGACCGAGCCTTCGGTCTCTTCTTCGCACTTCGGGAGTTCCTTGAATTTCTTGACGGTATCAAGAGATACCATTTCGCTTACATTGGTCACTTCGGTGACTTCATCACCGCACGCAACCAATAATGCGAAGCTAGCGGCAATACCTGATGCTACAATTACATTCTTCTTCATGGGAATTATCTTCTTCTCATATTATAAAGTTTTGGGGTATAGATGCTATTTGTGTTTGATACAAATAACAGATTTAAAATGGTCCTTTAGATTAGTACTCGTATTACGGTATTCATCACCCGAGAAGTATATACGATATGCTTTATCTGCTTCTTCCTTACTTTCTTCAGACGTCCACATCATTGAAGCTCTTCCTCTACCAGTCCAACCAGCTGATGCTATGTATCCTGCTTTTTGGGCAAGGAAGCTATAGCTAATTCCATATTTCTCACCAGCC encodes:
- a CDS encoding FISUMP domain-containing protein, translating into MKKNVIVASGIAASLALLVACGDEVTEVTNVTEKASLDQVKKFKELPKCEEDIEGSLMYVKDSAKVFVCTGDGWESFDGAVGEKGEKGDKGAAGDKGTSCTAKQTKDKTGFDIVCGDKTVGTIKNGENGEDGKKGAQGDKGEDGENGTSCTAKQTKDKTGFDLVCDGKTVGTIKNGENGKDGDDCSLTEIENGQVVVKCGEESATLFKASCGVGSYDPATQFCANDMKVYPLCHNTLAGLEPYLNPDGTYNVQGYFCDASDLLVSLCVTVPYDYTTQFCSRASIYSRCSSVAEGLSEDLIDDEGQYNSSDYFCSEKGVLYEKCSGSPYDPDLQFCDRTTDPEKPQVVTKCGEQTYVLETHMCVDGQVEEAIACCIPKGQNNKWCDGHPNSLYDVRKQFCDTRDGHPYEFKTITKANGNGEVVYSETWMTENLKYTKTQEGEHVTISNDDKCLTYGCYYTWLAANSYCPEGWDLPENADYRALMNAFGSYATDYRVGGSNTSGFSSPTSGGIYDGTSFTSTSSAYYWSKTERAPQEGELESVSANRFYVDGASVRGRVHYTGITAKTQYMFVRCIKRNAE
- a CDS encoding FISUMP domain-containing protein, with amino-acid sequence MKKNVIVASGIAASFALLVACGDEVTEVTNVSEMVSLDTVKKFKELPKCEEETEGSVMYVKDSAKVYVCTGDGWTRMNGKDGERGDKGDKGANGAAGDDGASCTAKQTKDKTGFDIVCDGKTVGTVKNGEDGKEGEKGEKGADGENGTSCSAKANKDKTGFDILCGGKTVGTIKNGEDGEDGDACTLTEDENGQVVVKCGEESVTLFKASCGTGSYDPATQFCANDMNVYPLCHKALEGFEQSLNADGTYDVESYFCDVTDLLVPLCNAKTYDFTTQFCAGDDFGAEPRCHKEPEGLGQLSEDGVYTRTSYFCDANDSLVALCGDDTYDTELQYCDSSGTKPRVVALCSGQSYELETHMCVDGQIKEAIACCIPEGQNSNWCNGHASSRYDIRKQFCDTRDGRPYKYVDVIAKNDSGNVVYSETWMAENLNYANTEEGESDCYGGISSNCDADGRLYTWNAALSYCPDGWDLPTKQQYTVLFDAVNKYGISYSFLDQKAGYKGVRDGWASRGRSSLLWTADGDTTYTDEAWRVSIRDSRFNNIGTNNKVNLESVICIKHK